The nucleotide sequence GGTCCACAGACTTATTGTTCAGTgggtgtgtgcttgtgtgtccaCGTCCACAGCTGGTTACACAGAGCACATCGCTGGTCAATCTCTCTTTATGAGAAACTGGAGACAGGATTCTTCTCGAGGGTAATAAATCTTTATTTAGTCCCCAAATATGCCTGTCAGAAACGCTACTTCCTGCTGAAAATGATTATTTCAATAGTAAAGATGGTTACAAACCTCCAAACTTCAACGCAACGCAGCACAACTTCTTTGTAGGAAATAGTTTTTAAGTGGACGCACCCCTCCACTTTTCAATATCCTGCAACTGAAAGgaaattgttttgatttttccaCAAATGACAAATGGCCCTTTTCTATAGTCGTTCGACTGAAATTGCCCGTATACGGTATAAGTTTAAATTGCCTTTATAAAGAAGGGCGAAATTGAAAAACAGGATGTTCCAGGAGTCAAGAGGAGAAACACGGCGGCAGATTATCCTGCTGTTTACCTTGAGATTTCCCAATCAGTGGCCTCTTCAATAAAAATTGACATGGTGACACAGTGGTTTATGGTTGTTGACCCATTTTACAGGCGCTGCAGACCGCCTGCAACATGTGTAATGTACTTTCTGAAGACTTTTCCTTCTCGTGGCACAAAGACAGTGAAACAACAGCCGTCACTCACATTTCAACTAAAATCCTAGAATTATTGTATAAACTTCTTATTTCAGATGAAACAAAGATGTCACCTACGGGCCAACACTCGTCACAACACTTATTCTCCATTAGTGCTCTCTTCACCTTTGTCTttcaataaacacacaaaacgaGCGTGACATTTTCCAAATGACGGCTACTTTTATTCACTAGACTgtcaacattaaaatgttaaatacatacaaaattAAAGTGCTTCACTATCAAAAGCGTACAGCCATGGTTTGATGCCGCTGTAAAGTACAGTAACATGATATCTACCCTATACAGTTAAGTTAAAAAACTTGGAACTCAGCTTTTAGGAAAATAAAGGATGAATCAATGATATGTACATTCTTCTTTTTGTCAACAAACGCCATGAAGAGACTCGAACgacagtatggaggtgatttacagcagttCTGACCAAGACTATGACTCCTGGAACGAGAAGACACTGCAGAAATGTAGCGACTACCACTGGCTGAAATTCACTTTATGTGGTATTACAGGACAGGCTGGGgctggctggttagcatgcttacttcaaTATGGTCcaagatatctctgcaacagtACATAGACGTCGTTGACATCATTGACCTCAGCTCATTGTCGAGCTAATCAGTCCATAAATGTACTTTCACAGGGTCGTTTTCAGCCGCAGCAGACAAGTCTAACAAAGTGTTGGTTTTCATCCTTTTATGGGTTTGTTGACATTtagaaaatatagaaaatgaCCTGCTTCAACCTCCCAGATGGGCCTTAATTACAGAACAATAACATATGCTCAATAAAGTGAGTCTGTGACTTTCTCTGCTTGTAAACTTTCTCTCCAACTGAAACAATaaggtttttaattaaaaagaagtgACATGCAGCAGGAAAGTGACTCACATAATACAGCATGATATACAGCGAGCAATACTCTGCTGTTGtttaaataatgaacataatgtTGTCTACACAAACACCACCACAAACCTTTTCCAGCACCTACACTTTGTTCGAAACCCCCTATTTACAACCGAGCACCCGAACTGTCTCTGTGGGAATCTGGTCTTCTACGGCGTTCAGACCACGTTCAGTGGTTCACAGTCAGGTCCGTCGGAGTCCACTCAGCAAGCGCGCAGGACCTTGACTGGCCGACTGGAAAAGCAACTGGACCTGCAGCATGAGAGCATCACGTCCATAGTGTGCAGAGATGAAGTCAGGAGGGGAGGTTTAAACAGGGCTCAGCCGGTGCCACGCTGACACCACTTTCTCCGGATGAGCCATCGTGTCCTTCCACTGCTCCACTGCTTCTGGAAGAGGGCTGTCGAATCCCAGCTGAATCTGCAAGGACCAATGAAAAGGCAATAAGACTTCAGCTTGTTGCATTTAACCTCTAATTATCTCAGAACATGTCAGAACAACTCACCTGTCCCAGacactgtttcctcctcaccGAGCTCCGGCTGTAAAGTTTGACCGACAGAGAGAAGTCGTGGTCCAACGCTGTCAGGAGGAAGTGAAAACTCTCCTTCCACTTACACTGACCCGCTGAGGCCTTCAGCACCCGGGTCTTCTTCTTCATCGCCATCCGCCCCAACTGGTGCATCTCCACTTTGACGAAAAACGCTTCAGAGTGGAGGGAGAGGTGGAAACAGAAGCACGGTTACTGACTGGGGTTACCGGAGTTCAAATTAGACTTATCACCAGTGACACTTACCTTGGGTGAGTGGTGAGGAGGATGCTGGGAGGTTTTGGGCGGCGAGTACTTGGAGCTGGATGCGTCCGTTGACCGGCTGAAAGCAGGTGGTGAGATGCAGCTCAGAGTGGCACACCTGAGAGAGAAGATTAAATTATTGTGAGTGTATTTCCCTTTGGCAGTGATCTCCTCATGATCATTTCCTTTCTGAACTTTAAGTGGCAACCAAGCACAAAAGTGTCAGGACAGCTGTTCGGTATCAGCTGGAGCTGCACGTTAAGAGTTTGAGACTTTAAAGCTACAACAGTTTGACCTTTAATTATCGGCTAAAAAGGTGTTTCCCTTTAAGAAGAAAGGTGCACCAGCCTTCAGGTTTTGACGTCAAACTAGACCTAATATTTTGACCTTTGAATGCAGCTCTTCACCGGTCCAGACATCGTGTTTTTATCATTTCGTGTTCATCCGATCTGAAGTTTTCTGACATATAtaacattcaacatttaaaaGTGATAACTGGTAAATGGACTGCATTAATTTAATGCTTTTCTAGTCTTCCCTTCCACTTTAAAGCATTTTGCTACACAAGTCAGTATCCACACTGAAGTTCATACTGGTGGCAGAGGCTGGATGCcaatgattgaataaactcaactttgtttttgttattttgcgACTCTGAGGAAAACCGACACTTGTCTTTGCCAACAATAATACCCCACTGAAACACTAGGGGGGGAAATCTGACTGCTTCGCTTTAAAAACAGCTGTCGTCTCTCGTTCGGTGATTCATCCTGGACTGCCAGCTGCCCCGCTTCTTCATAAAATGCTGCAGATATTCTTCTTGTTTGAGAACTTCACAAGTTCAGCTGTCGTCACCGTTAAGTGCCTCTCCTGAGAGACAGTGATTTGGACAATTTGTGCCTTTTGTGCCCACCAGATGGATATATTCACAGTCTGTATCAATTTGTCCCTCTGAGAACCCACTGATGATTCACCGTCTGATCCCCTAAGTGCAGAAACAGTTCACATTTTACTCCCACTGGCCCGACATGTATCCATTCATCAACAAAAACCACTCTGCTGTTGAAATGGTTTGAGGTTTGACCTACTTTCCATGTGTTACATTTCCAGAATCCACACGCTGATTTTCTCTTTCCAATAACAGCCTGTTTCCCAATTTCCCTTGATAATGAAtcccctttctctttttctccgtGATTATGCAACAACATAAAGTCTGAGTCAACGTCAGTGTTATCCTGTTAGGGCCAAGAGAACGGTACATGCCAGTGGGCTACAATGCATTACGGAAGACAGTTTTATTAGGCACAGTGCGTGCTTTGTTCTTATTTGCTGTACCCATACAAAGGGGTGATAAAACACAGCAGCCAGAGGAGGAAACGTTGGAGAATAAGTGGTAAAAGTCTGGAATATTCCCACACCGAAAGTGTTTCCTCTTTGCCACAACAGCTGGAGAGCAGATAAGACAATACCCACGACAACCCTACTGCGACAATCCAGAATATATTTGGACAATTCTTTGAGCGGCCATTAATAACACCGAACAGCAAACAAAGCACTTTTTAGACTGTGTTATTCAACCAATGCCAATAGTTTGTCACTTCTGGCTTAATTTTCTTGATTTTAGTTATCCTGTTGCCATAAACTATGCAGGATTCTCATCGAACTCTTTGCCTTTTCAAGTCAAAGTCAACTTCTGAGATCAACATCTGGACTAAACAagttaaacaacaaaatcatGTCAAGAAGTTAAAGCCACTATGTGTATATTTTACGACATGCCAGCAGTAGTCTATCAATCGGTTGGTCCACCACTTTGATTCAGACTGATATATGTCAACAACCATTAGATGTATTTGTGCAGCAATTCACGGTCCCTACAGGTTGAACCCTACCAATGTTGATGGTCCCCTGACTTTTTCTCAAGCGTCACAATGAGGTTTACATTTGTGCTTTTCTCACATCTCCCTGAGGTTTACTTGTAACAACCTACTAATCCTCTGACTTTTTAAGTTATCGACcaaaatctgcaaaataaaagacCTGACCTTCAGCCTCAGATGTACTTTGTGTCTTGTGGCTAATTAGGAAATGTTTGCACGCTAACAGGATACACTAAGATGATGAACTTTGTCGGTGGAATATGGACACATTAGCATTGTGAGCCAACATttctgcagcctcacagagctaaGAGTGTGGCAGAAGACTCTCATCTTGTTAAACTTGTAAAAATGTTTATCAGTTGGCCAGGAATCTGTTATTTTTGGGGCTACACATTGTTTTAATTAGATCTTGCTACTAACATGGCTGCAGATTCTTTGAAAGTCTTCTGACTAGGTAGTTACATCACttgcttctgattggtcaaaacaaaacaatataccTGACTTCCCACAAAGAAGAGAGCAAACATTAACAGGATGTTACACTGGATTAAAGAAGTAAAACAAATTGGCAATTCAATCTTATAATCGGCTTTAAGTTGTAGTCAAACAACCTGAATTTGAGATTTTAATTCTTTAATTCCTGGTTATCTTTGCTCTCAAACTGTGTTAGTATTTGAAAAACCAGCGACAGTGAACTGTTAACAGAAAACCAGACAACAGACTTAAGACCACAAACAGACTTTGGCGCCACAGTTCTGACTCACAGAGGATTTGGACGGAGGGTTGAGGTCAATCCAGTGCTCCGTCTCCTGACAACTGATCTCTCTCAAGGAGAGGACGCACTCCGCCACCGTACGCTTCCGTGGGTTGTGTGTTTGCAAGCGCAGCACCAGCGCACTGCAGCGCAACTGCTGGAGGTGCAGCGCAAACACAAAGGTCTCCATGAAGGGCACATCCTAAAGAACAGAGGCAGGAAAATCAGGGGTTTTGTCCTCAACAACTGGGATAAAAACCCTGCAAAGTTACCCTCCAAGGGAATAAGTTAACATTTTTATCCTCAATCCTCCTGAGCCACAACTTTATAACTACAAACATTCAAAATCTCGACGTCAAGATGGATGATTTCAACATTTCATCGGATTTGAGACAGTATGCTTTGACTTTACCTGACAGTACTCCTTGACCGAGCTCTTGAACTGTATCGGTTTGGGGATGGTGATGATGCCTTTAAATCCAATCCTTTGTTGCTCCACTCCATCCAGTAGGTTGAGGTCTGAACACTGATAACGAAAGAGGGGACAGAACGTTTCAGTTGAGGCGAGTCAAATCCATTTATAGGCCAAAGGTTTGGAACAACTTGCTTTACTTTTCGGGACataattacaaaaaacacacacaacaggctGCTTTTATGTGTGTAgtactcttttcttttttgcttccaTAAAAACTTCACTCAGGCAGGGTATGCTTCATTTATGTTCAATTGCTGTCATAATGTCATACAACAGAGGCTTAAGTGGAACCCCAATAGAGAGGCAAAGTCATGTCCGTTCCAATGTGCCCTTGGGACATTACTTGGAAATAATGGCAAGAAAGTCGCAGTTTTCAAGGTCCCATGGTGGCCTTGACTTCACCTCTCTATGCCCTAATTGTTCATCCAAATGTTCCAATGGATGGTTTAAGTGCTGCACTTATGTAACACCAGGACAAAAGTGAAACCTAACTGAAACCAAAACCCTAATCTTTAATGGTATTCCCTATTTTCTAGAGGAATCAGTGCATATCTCTTCATTGAAGTCCTGAAACTGTAAACAAAGATATCATGTACAGTGCACACACATCACGGGTGTTCGGCCTTTTTGAGTGAATTCACACTTCCGCAAATGCATGGATCACCGAGCTTAAACATCAATGGAGACAGTtctgtttcttaaaaaaaacaaccttttccTCCCGAGTGTCTGAGCCAAAGTTAATAGCGTAGTGAGAGGAACTAACAGAGGCTTGTGTTCTGGACACACAGAGGGTCCATTGAGAGATGCTGCAGAAGAGCACAATGGAGCTTTTTGTGTCCTCATGCTCGCCTCTCCTCACCGCATGTAACCTTACCTGGACCAGAGTGATCCACACCTGCTCCACAGCCTCCTGGTAGCTCACTCGGACGCACACCTTCCCCAGCTCGCGCTCATCCCCAGATAGGGTGATGGAGTCTGTAACAATTGGGAAATCAAACGACAGCAGCACAACAGGAACAAATTATTGAATGTTTTTGAATGTAATATGACAAGGACAGCTACACATGTGATTGTCCTTATCAATCCACAAAAAGCAGATGCACTCTTGCACAGTGTGcgagaaatgaaacaaaagtaaaagcaaTGTGTCTAAGGTACGGAAAAACAAAGTTATCTTCATACAAATCATCTGTCTTATTCAAAACAAAGCTGCTTCTCTTCGTGAAATAATATCTTTATGTAAGGAGCTCAGCGGCGGACTATAGTGAAAACATTTGGAGGTGATTACTGTGACTGCCCTTTCATGATTACACACAATGTAGAGAGAGATCTTAATCAGGCTTATGTAATGACTACTTGTGTTGTGAgagggttgtttttcttttattcaccGAAAAGAAGACAGTGGCAGGAAAAAGGTTCATCCAGACAGAAAAGCTTGAGAGGGAAAGTGTTTTTAGATAGAGACAAATCTGTGTTAAAGTTACCCAGGCTGCTTTCAATGGAGCCGATCATGGAGGACGTGCTGCTGAGGACGCTGGAGACGGAGTTGAAGCGCTGCAGGTGGATCCAAACACACATGGAAGTAATCAGCATCACTGTTAATTTCATTAAACTTTATCAGATTTACATGATTTACTGAAACACCCTGTTTtagcgcctgtctctttaaggcccctccgtCCTGAATaagtcttctctgattggtcagctcacacatgcctgacccaacaacagagcagctgtgctaaatcagtCATTTCTTACCAAACTGGCCACGAGGcgtaaattattattattaatgtgacGTGGCGACAtagcgtgatgtcacaaagtcacagaattaaaagcGGGACTGCTGACGAGGCGTTTAAGGAGCAGAGTTTTCTGCAGGACAGAGGAGCTTCTGTCGGTACAGACTTCTGAGATCTTTTACAAGCACGCACACATATGTTTACTGTTAGTTTTATTACCTGGCTGCTTTGCCCTCCATGATTTTAATTGCTTATTGCTGTTTGCTCATAATGTTGCCGAGCTAATCGAATGGTACGTGTACGCCCACTGCATGTTGCTGTTGATAACAAGGGCACCAACAGAAAAGTGAGCATGAATGTATCCTTGTTGACTCACAGCGGGCAAAACAGTTAGCGTGTTGCATACACGTTGCTGTTG is from Sparus aurata chromosome 16, fSpaAur1.1, whole genome shotgun sequence and encodes:
- the tc2n gene encoding tandem C2 domains nuclear protein, with amino-acid sequence MVEAMECLKDCCKNFMNKKGRDQDTQVITLKMPPASGRALDDERRGVTEDYLLSKLPPDGREVPFVLPTFKASFIQPSGSRFPNLQSGPQSSARSTYAERKAELLGSSQFAYSPESRLHQGRMTEFISPGSTRRDTLKNRNSTSGLTLTPGGEQRLSSSMFDLTSSQSHMQRFNSVSSVLSSTSSMIGSIESSLDSITLSGDERELGKVCVRVSYQEAVEQVWITLVQCSDLNLLDGVEQQRIGFKGIITIPKPIQFKSSVKEYCQDVPFMETFVFALHLQQLRCSALVLRLQTHNPRKRTVAECVLSLREISCQETEHWIDLNPPSKSSVCHSELHLTTCFQPVNGRIQLQVLAAQNLPASSSPLTQAFFVKVEMHQLGRMAMKKKTRVLKASAGQCKWKESFHFLLTALDHDFSLSVKLYSRSSVRRKQCLGQIQLGFDSPLPEAVEQWKDTMAHPEKVVSAWHRLSPV